A genome region from Macaca nemestrina isolate mMacNem1 chromosome 15, mMacNem.hap1, whole genome shotgun sequence includes the following:
- the LOC139358609 gene encoding POTE ankyrin domain family member G-like isoform X1, translating into MCSRLPASPGCSKQMVAEVSSIPAASAVKKPFGLRSKMGKWCHHCFPCCRASGKSNVGASGDQGDSAMKTLRSKMAKWCCHCFPCCRRSGKSNVGTSGDHHASAMKTLRSKMAKWCCHCFPRCKGRGESKVEAWEDYDDSAFMEPRYHVPGEDLDKLHRAAWWGKVPRKDLIVMLRDTDVNKTDKQKRTALHLASANGNSEIVKLLLDRRCQLDILDNKKRTALIKAVQCQEDECALMLLEHGTDPNIPDEYGNTALHYAIYNEDKLMAKALLLYGADIESKNKHGLTPLLLGVHGQKQQVVKFLIKKKANLSARDRCGRNALILAVRCGSASIVSLLLEQNIDVSSKDLSEQTARDYAVSSHHNVICQLLSDYKEKQMLKISSENSNPEQDLKLTSEEESQRLKGSENSQPEEMSQEPEINKDCDREAEEDMKKHGSNNMGLPENLTNDAAAGNGDDGLIPQSKSRTPESQQFPDTENEEYHSDEQNDTQKQVSEEQNAGISQEEILTGKQEQMEVAEKKMNSEVSLTNKKEKDHLHENRMLQEEIAMLRLEVDRIKQQSQLREKKLLEEIESNNDKLLKAVKLNEEALAKISISVEWTA; encoded by the exons ATGTGCTCGCGACTACCGGCCTCCCCTGGCTGTTCAAAGCAGATGGTGGCTGAGGTTTCTTCAATACCCGCTGCCTCCGCTGTGAAGAAGCCATTTGGTCTCAGGAGCAAGATGGGCAAGTGGTGCCACCACTGCTTCCCCTGCTGCAGGGCGAGCGGCAAGAGCAACGTGGGTGCTTCTGGAGACCAGGGCGACTCCGCTATGAAGACACTTAGAAGCAAGATGGCCAAGTGGTGCTGCCACTGCTTCCCCTGCTGCAGGAGGAGCGGCAAGAGCAACGTGGGCACTTCTGGGGACCACCATGCCTCTGCTATGAAGACACttaggagcaagatggccaagtgGTGCTGCCACTGCTTCCCCCGCTGCAAGGGGCGCGGGGAGAGCAAGGTGGAAGCTTGGGAAGACTACGACGACAGcgccttcatggagcccag gtaccACGTCCCTGGAGAAGATCTGGACAAGCTCCACAGAGCTGCCTGGTGGGGTAAAGTCCCCAGAAAGGATCTCATCGTCATGCTCAGGGACACTGACGTGAACAAGACGGACAAACAAAAGAG GACTGCTCTACATCTGGCCTCTGCCAATGGGAATTCAGAAATAGTAAAACTCCTGCTGGACAGACGATGTCAACTTGATATCCTTGACAACAAAAAGAGGACAGCTCTGATCAAG GCTGTACAATGCCAAGAAGATGAATGTGCATTAATGTTGCTGGAACATGGCACTGATCCAAATATTCCAGATGAGTATGGAAATACTGCTCTACACTATGCTATCTACAATGAAGATAAATTAATGGCGAAAGCACTGCTCTTATACGGTGCTGATATTGAATCAAAAAACAAG CATGGCCTCACACCACTTTTGCTTGGTGTTCATGGACAAAAACAGCAAGTGGTGaaatttttaatcaagaaaaaagctAATTTAAGTGCACGTGACAGATGTGGAAG AAATGCTCTGATACTTGCTGTACGTTGTGGATCAGCAAGTATAGTCAGCCTTCTACTCGAGCAAAATATTGATGTCTCTTCTAAAGATCTATCTGAACAGACGGCCAGAGACTATGCTGTTTCTAGTCATCATAATGT aATTTGCCAATTACTTTCTgactacaaagaaaaacagatgctaaaaatctcttctgaaaacagCAATCCAG aacaagacttaaAGCTGACATCAGAGGAAGAATCACAAAGGCTTAAAGGCAGTGAAAATAGCCAGCCAGAG GAAATGTCTCAAGAACCAGAAATAAACAAGGATTGTGATAGAGAG GCTGAAGAAGACATGAAGAAGCACGGAAGTAATAATATGGGATTACCAGAAAACCTGACTAATGATGCCGCTGCTGGCAATGGTGATGATGGATTAATTCCACAAAGCAAGAGCAGAACACCTGAAAGTCAGCAATTTCCTGACACTGAGAATGAAGAGTATCACAG TGATGAACAAAATGATACCCAGAAGCAAGTTTCGGAAGAACAGAATGCTGGAATATCACAAGAAGAGATTCTGACTGGTAAACAAGAGCAGATGGAAGtggctgaaaagaaaatgaattctgag GTTTCTCTtaccaataagaaagaaaaagatcactTGCATGAAAATCGCATGTTGCAGGAAGAAATTGCCATGCTGAGACTGGAAGTAGACAGAATAAAACAGCAGAGCCAGCTAAGGGAAAAGAAACTTTTGGAGGAAATTGAAAgt AATAATGATAAACTTCTTAAGGCTGTAAAATTGAATGAGGAAGCATTAGCAAAAATCAGTATTTCAGTAGAGTGGACAGCTTAG
- the LOC139358609 gene encoding POTE ankyrin domain family member G-like isoform X2, giving the protein MCSRLPASPGCSKQMVAEVSSIPAASAVKKPFGLRSKMGKWCHHCFPCCRASGKSNVGASGDQGDSAMKTLRSKMAKWCCHCFPCCRRSGKSNVGTSGDHHASAMKTLRSKMAKWCCHCFPRCKGRGESKVEAWEDYDDSAFMEPRYHVPRCKGYHVPSCKGRGESNVEAWEDYDDSAFMEPRYHVPGEDLDKLHRAAWWGKVPRKDLIVMLRDTDVNKTDKQKRTALHLASANGNSEIVKLLLDRRCQLDILDNKKRTALIKAVQCQEDECALMLLEHGTDPNIPDEYGNTALHYAIYNEDKLMAKALLLYGADIESKNKHGLTPLLLGVHGQKQQVVKFLIKKKANLSARDRCGRNALILAVRCGSASIVSLLLEQNIDVSSKDLSEQTARDYAVSSHHNVICQLLSDYKEKQMLKISSENSNPEQDLKLTSEEESQRLKGSENSQPEEMSQEPEINKDCDREAEEDMKKHGSNNMGLPENLTNDAAAGNGDDGLIPQSKSRTPESQQFPDTENEEYHSDEQNDTQKQVSEEQNAGISQEEILTGKQEQMEVAEKKMNSEVSLTNKKEKDHLHENRMLQEEIAMLRLEVDRIKQQSQLREKKLLEEIESVKAKKDKLLKAVKLREDH; this is encoded by the exons ATGTGCTCGCGACTACCGGCCTCCCCTGGCTGTTCAAAGCAGATGGTGGCTGAGGTTTCTTCAATACCCGCTGCCTCCGCTGTGAAGAAGCCATTTGGTCTCAGGAGCAAGATGGGCAAGTGGTGCCACCACTGCTTCCCCTGCTGCAGGGCGAGCGGCAAGAGCAACGTGGGTGCTTCTGGAGACCAGGGCGACTCCGCTATGAAGACACTTAGAAGCAAGATGGCCAAGTGGTGCTGCCACTGCTTCCCCTGCTGCAGGAGGAGCGGCAAGAGCAACGTGGGCACTTCTGGGGACCACCATGCCTCTGCTATGAAGACACttaggagcaagatggccaagtgGTGCTGCCACTGCTTCCCCCGCTGCAAGGGGCGCGGGGAGAGCAAGGTGGAAGCTTGGGAAGACTACGACGACAGcgccttcatggagcccaggtaccACGTCCCCCGCTGCAAGGG gtaccacgtccccagctgcaaggggcgtggggagagcaacgtggaagcttgggaagactacgacgacagcgccttcatggagcccaggtaccACGTCCCTGGAGAAGATCTGGACAAGCTCCACAGAGCTGCCTGGTGGGGTAAAGTCCCCAGAAAGGATCTCATCGTCATGCTCAGGGACACTGACGTGAACAAGACGGACAAACAAAAGAG GACTGCTCTACATCTGGCCTCTGCCAATGGGAATTCAGAAATAGTAAAACTCCTGCTGGACAGACGATGTCAACTTGATATCCTTGACAACAAAAAGAGGACAGCTCTGATCAAG GCTGTACAATGCCAAGAAGATGAATGTGCATTAATGTTGCTGGAACATGGCACTGATCCAAATATTCCAGATGAGTATGGAAATACTGCTCTACACTATGCTATCTACAATGAAGATAAATTAATGGCGAAAGCACTGCTCTTATACGGTGCTGATATTGAATCAAAAAACAAG CATGGCCTCACACCACTTTTGCTTGGTGTTCATGGACAAAAACAGCAAGTGGTGaaatttttaatcaagaaaaaagctAATTTAAGTGCACGTGACAGATGTGGAAG AAATGCTCTGATACTTGCTGTACGTTGTGGATCAGCAAGTATAGTCAGCCTTCTACTCGAGCAAAATATTGATGTCTCTTCTAAAGATCTATCTGAACAGACGGCCAGAGACTATGCTGTTTCTAGTCATCATAATGT aATTTGCCAATTACTTTCTgactacaaagaaaaacagatgctaaaaatctcttctgaaaacagCAATCCAG aacaagacttaaAGCTGACATCAGAGGAAGAATCACAAAGGCTTAAAGGCAGTGAAAATAGCCAGCCAGAG GAAATGTCTCAAGAACCAGAAATAAACAAGGATTGTGATAGAGAG GCTGAAGAAGACATGAAGAAGCACGGAAGTAATAATATGGGATTACCAGAAAACCTGACTAATGATGCCGCTGCTGGCAATGGTGATGATGGATTAATTCCACAAAGCAAGAGCAGAACACCTGAAAGTCAGCAATTTCCTGACACTGAGAATGAAGAGTATCACAG TGATGAACAAAATGATACCCAGAAGCAAGTTTCGGAAGAACAGAATGCTGGAATATCACAAGAAGAGATTCTGACTGGTAAACAAGAGCAGATGGAAGtggctgaaaagaaaatgaattctgag GTTTCTCTtaccaataagaaagaaaaagatcactTGCATGAAAATCGCATGTTGCAGGAAGAAATTGCCATGCTGAGACTGGAAGTAGACAGAATAAAACAGCAGAGCCAGCTAAGGGAAAAGAAACTTTTGGAGGAAATTGAAAgtgtgaaagcaaagaaagataAACTTCTAAAGGCTGTAAAATTAAGGGAGGATCATTAA